The following coding sequences lie in one Streptomyces venezuelae genomic window:
- a CDS encoding phosphoribosyltransferase has product MTHISQHENDSENVAPQAPVWSGSWVAERLGVGLDGDDALRGMLGLALRRNPKRAHLLVSNVLGKHVPQLPSVVYAAGHDLGVRVRNLLGDEEAGRAVVLGYAETATGLGHAVADGVALAPYLHSTRRPVEGVQRAGGFEESHSHATSHLLLPEDPRLLAGDGPLVLVDDEFSTGNTVLNTVRALHERFPRERYVIVALVDMRSPEDQGRLDGFAREIGAHVDLVAAASGTVRLPDGVLEKGQALVAEYEGGSGNDPEGAAALPVPQPRGERGPSGHVNRVELDWPAGVPDGGRHGFTPAHRAALDAALPGMADRIARELPADARRVLVLGFEELMYAPLALGVELERRTDAEVRFSTTTRSPVLAVDDPGYAIRTRLAFPAHDEPADGPGTRYAYNVAGAGFDAIVAVVDSVADMPELHAPDGLLAQLSAHTGHVLLAVIPSYVPEYVPEHVPERSRMLPEPLRGPAFSSYASEDVGWLLQDLSDVTLEAPTEEREEAIQSGGAHYAESLPVEYQPSERYQELFRAALDTSAARIAQAVGTVTETVLAERSPRPVLVSLARAGTPVGVLMRRWAAHRHGLDLPHYAVSIVRGRGIDANALRWLAAHHDPADVVFVDGWTGKGAITRELADAIREFEEEGGPTGFNPEIAVLADPGSCVRTYGTREDFLIPSACLNSTVSGLISRTVLRADLVGPDDFHGGKFYRELADADVSGHFVDAVAARFDGVTDAVDVRVKELLSADRAPTWEGWAAVERISEEYGIHDVNLVKPGVGETTRVLLRRVPWKILARKGAGADLDHVRLLAEQRGVPVEEVDELPYTCVGLIHPQYTRGATGADGRAVASR; this is encoded by the coding sequence ATGACGCACATATCGCAGCACGAGAACGACAGCGAGAACGTGGCGCCGCAAGCGCCGGTGTGGTCGGGGAGCTGGGTCGCCGAGCGGCTCGGCGTCGGCCTCGACGGCGACGACGCGCTGCGCGGCATGCTCGGCCTCGCCCTGCGCCGCAACCCCAAGCGGGCCCACCTCCTGGTCTCCAACGTCCTGGGCAAGCACGTCCCGCAGCTCCCGTCGGTCGTGTACGCGGCCGGGCACGACCTCGGCGTCCGGGTGCGGAACCTGCTCGGCGACGAGGAGGCCGGACGCGCCGTCGTCCTCGGCTACGCGGAGACGGCGACGGGCCTCGGCCACGCCGTCGCCGACGGCGTCGCCCTCGCCCCCTACCTGCACTCCACCCGGCGCCCCGTCGAGGGCGTCCAGCGCGCGGGCGGCTTCGAGGAGTCCCACTCGCACGCCACATCCCACCTGCTGCTGCCCGAGGACCCCCGGCTGCTCGCCGGGGACGGCCCACTCGTCCTCGTCGACGACGAGTTCTCGACCGGCAACACCGTCCTGAACACGGTGCGCGCCCTCCACGAGCGCTTCCCGCGCGAGCGGTACGTCATCGTGGCGCTCGTCGACATGCGCTCGCCCGAGGACCAGGGGCGGCTCGACGGCTTCGCCCGCGAGATCGGCGCGCACGTCGACCTCGTCGCGGCCGCGTCCGGCACGGTCCGGCTGCCCGACGGCGTCCTGGAGAAGGGGCAGGCGCTGGTCGCCGAGTACGAGGGCGGGTCCGGGAACGATCCGGAGGGCGCCGCCGCTCTGCCCGTCCCGCAGCCCCGGGGGGAGCGTGGTCCGAGCGGTCACGTCAACCGCGTCGAGCTCGACTGGCCCGCGGGCGTCCCCGACGGCGGGCGGCACGGCTTCACGCCGGCGCACCGCGCGGCCCTCGACGCGGCGCTGCCCGGCATGGCGGACCGGATCGCCCGTGAGCTGCCCGCCGACGCGCGCCGCGTGCTCGTCCTCGGCTTCGAAGAGCTGATGTACGCCCCGCTGGCGCTCGGCGTCGAGCTGGAACGGCGTACGGACGCGGAGGTGCGGTTCTCCACCACGACCCGGTCGCCCGTCCTCGCCGTGGACGACCCCGGCTACGCGATCCGCACCCGCCTCGCCTTCCCCGCGCACGACGAGCCCGCCGACGGGCCCGGCACGCGGTACGCCTACAACGTCGCGGGTGCCGGCTTCGACGCGATCGTCGCGGTCGTGGACTCGGTCGCCGACATGCCCGAACTGCACGCCCCGGACGGGCTGTTGGCCCAGCTCTCCGCGCACACCGGACACGTCCTGCTGGCCGTGATCCCGTCGTACGTGCCCGAGTACGTCCCTGAGCACGTTCCTGAAAGGTCCCGCATGCTTCCCGAGCCACTCCGTGGCCCCGCCTTCTCCTCGTACGCGTCCGAAGACGTCGGCTGGCTGCTCCAGGACCTCTCGGACGTGACGCTCGAAGCGCCCACGGAGGAACGCGAGGAGGCGATACAGAGCGGTGGCGCGCACTACGCCGAGTCGCTGCCCGTCGAGTACCAGCCGAGCGAGCGCTACCAGGAGCTGTTCCGCGCCGCGCTCGACACCTCCGCCGCCCGCATCGCACAGGCCGTCGGAACCGTCACCGAGACCGTGCTCGCGGAGCGGTCCCCGCGCCCGGTCCTGGTCTCCCTGGCCCGCGCGGGCACGCCCGTCGGCGTCCTGATGCGCCGCTGGGCCGCGCACCGGCACGGTCTCGACCTGCCGCACTACGCCGTGTCGATCGTCCGCGGCCGCGGCATCGACGCCAACGCGCTGCGCTGGCTCGCCGCCCACCACGATCCGGCCGACGTCGTCTTCGTCGACGGCTGGACCGGCAAGGGCGCGATCACCCGCGAACTGGCGGATGCGATCAGGGAGTTCGAGGAAGAGGGCGGCCCCACCGGCTTCAACCCCGAGATCGCCGTGCTCGCCGACCCCGGCTCGTGTGTGCGCACCTACGGCACCCGCGAGGACTTCCTCATCCCCTCCGCCTGCCTCAACTCCACGGTGTCGGGGCTGATCTCACGCACCGTCCTGCGCGCCGACCTGGTCGGCCCCGATGACTTCCACGGCGGCAAGTTCTACCGCGAGCTCGCCGACGCCGACGTGTCCGGGCACTTCGTCGACGCGGTCGCCGCGCGCTTCGACGGGGTCACCGACGCGGTGGACGTACGCGTCAAGGAACTGCTCTCGGCCGACCGCGCGCCGACCTGGGAGGGCTGGGCCGCCGTCGAGCGGATCAGCGAGGAGTACGGCATCCACGACGTGAACCTCGTCAAGCCGGGCGTCGGCGAGACGACGCGCGTGCTGCTGCGCCGCGTCCCCTGGAAGATCCTGGCCCGCAAGGGCGCGGGCGCTGACCTCGACCACGTACGCCTGCTCGCCGAGCAGCGGGGCGTGCCGGTGGAAGAGGTCGACGAACTCCCGTACACCTGCGTCGGGTTGATCCACCCGCAGTACACGCGCGGCGCGACGGGCGCGGACGGCAGGGCGGTGGCGTCCCGATGA
- a CDS encoding HpcH/HpaI aldolase/citrate lyase family protein, protein MRHFGHIAPEVRHRLFHREPCAFTADSPPHLLAPALGATLYSPATRPRLAEDILKQAARGVVSMVVCLEDSIDDGEVAGAEENLVRQFADLAERGVEPPLLFIRVRAAEQIPDLVRRLGPSVRLLSGFVLPKFTEERGVPFLEALVAAEAELPAGSGGPDGSDGPARRLFAMPVLESPELLHLESRAETLSGIARTVDKYRDRILALRLGVTDFCSAYGLRRPPDMTAYDVQIVASVIADVVNVLGRADGTGFTVTGPVWEYFRVQERMFKPQLRRSPFLESRADALRQALIEHDMDGLLREIELDRANGLLGKTCIHPSHVLPVHALSVVSHEEFSDAEDILRPERDGGGVLRSSYTNKMNEVKPHRAWAERTLRRAEVFGVARQDVGFVELLAAGLPG, encoded by the coding sequence ATGCGTCATTTCGGGCATATCGCCCCAGAGGTGCGGCACCGCCTCTTCCACCGGGAGCCGTGTGCCTTCACCGCGGACTCCCCGCCCCACCTGCTCGCGCCCGCCCTGGGTGCCACGCTCTACAGCCCGGCCACCCGCCCCCGGCTCGCCGAGGACATCCTGAAGCAGGCCGCGCGCGGCGTGGTCTCCATGGTGGTCTGCCTGGAGGACTCCATCGACGACGGCGAGGTCGCCGGCGCCGAGGAGAACCTGGTCCGGCAGTTCGCCGACCTGGCGGAGCGGGGCGTCGAACCGCCCCTGCTCTTCATCAGGGTCCGCGCCGCCGAGCAGATACCCGACCTGGTCCGCAGGCTCGGCCCGAGCGTCCGGCTGCTGTCCGGATTCGTGCTGCCCAAGTTCACCGAGGAGCGTGGCGTTCCGTTCCTGGAGGCGCTCGTGGCCGCGGAGGCGGAGCTTCCGGCGGGATCCGGCGGTCCTGACGGCTCCGACGGACCGGCGCGACGGCTCTTCGCCATGCCCGTCCTGGAGTCGCCCGAGCTGCTGCACCTGGAGAGCCGCGCCGAGACCCTCTCCGGCATAGCCCGCACCGTCGACAAGTACCGCGACCGGATCCTCGCGCTGCGCCTCGGCGTCACCGACTTCTGCTCCGCGTACGGACTGCGCAGGCCGCCGGACATGACCGCGTACGACGTGCAGATCGTCGCCTCCGTCATCGCCGACGTCGTCAACGTCCTCGGCAGGGCCGACGGCACCGGCTTCACCGTCACCGGACCGGTCTGGGAGTACTTCCGCGTGCAGGAGCGGATGTTCAAGCCGCAGCTGCGCCGCAGCCCCTTCCTGGAGAGCCGCGCCGACGCGCTCCGCCAGGCCCTCATCGAGCACGACATGGACGGACTGCTCCGCGAGATCGAGCTCGACCGCGCCAACGGCCTGCTCGGCAAGACCTGCATCCACCCCTCGCACGTACTGCCCGTGCACGCGCTCTCCGTGGTCAGCCACGAGGAGTTCAGCGACGCCGAGGACATCCTGCGCCCCGAGCGGGACGGCGGCGGGGTCCTGCGCTCCTCGTACACGAACAAGATGAACGAGGTGAAGCCGCACCGCGCCTGGGCCGAGCGGACCCTGCGCCGCGCCGAGGTCTTCGGCGTCGCCAGGCAGGACGTCGGCTTCGTGGAACTGCTGGCGGCGGGGCTGCCCGGCTGA
- a CDS encoding TerD family protein, translating to MTHAMLKGSNVPLEASAVRAVLRWTPGQGVPDVDASALLLGGDGRVRSDEDFVFYNQPRHPAGKVWRLGKKRTAEGLTDTIQTDLAGMDPAVSRVLLAASAEGIAFEHVPALRILLYDATVPDGEPLAHFDITPQTGEETALICGELYRRGEGWKFRALGEGYSNGLEGLASDFGISVDDSDSAAPEPPPSTSFPLPPQQPMPQHQPAPQSPPQPSYGYPPEPPRHPAPQPSYGYPPAAPTQPTPIVQPAPVAQPSYGYPQPVTPMPDPNFRLPPQGPQFLSR from the coding sequence ATGACGCACGCGATGTTGAAGGGGTCGAACGTCCCTCTCGAAGCCTCGGCCGTCCGCGCCGTGCTGCGCTGGACCCCCGGACAGGGCGTCCCCGACGTCGACGCGTCGGCGCTGCTGCTCGGCGGCGACGGCCGGGTGCGCTCGGACGAGGACTTCGTCTTCTACAACCAGCCGCGCCACCCGGCGGGCAAGGTCTGGCGGCTCGGCAAGAAGCGGACCGCCGAGGGCCTGACGGACACGATCCAGACGGACCTGGCGGGCATGGACCCGGCCGTGAGCCGCGTGCTCCTCGCCGCGTCGGCGGAGGGCATCGCCTTCGAGCACGTCCCCGCGCTGCGGATCCTGCTGTACGACGCCACCGTCCCCGACGGCGAGCCGCTCGCCCACTTCGACATCACCCCGCAGACCGGCGAGGAGACCGCGCTGATCTGCGGCGAGCTCTACCGCCGCGGTGAGGGCTGGAAGTTCCGCGCGCTCGGCGAGGGGTACTCCAACGGCCTGGAGGGCCTCGCCTCGGACTTCGGCATCTCCGTGGACGACTCGGACTCCGCGGCCCCGGAGCCACCGCCCTCCACCTCCTTCCCGCTGCCGCCCCAGCAGCCCATGCCGCAGCACCAGCCCGCCCCGCAGTCGCCGCCGCAGCCCTCGTACGGCTATCCGCCCGAGCCGCCCCGGCACCCGGCGCCCCAGCCCTCCTACGGCTATCCGCCGGCCGCGCCCACCCAGCCGACCCCGATCGTGCAGCCGGCCCCGGTCGCCCAGCCGTCGTACGGCTATCCGCAGCCGGTGACCCCGATGCCGGACCCGAACTTCCGGCTGCCTCCGCAGGGGCCGCAGTTCCTGTCCCGCTGA
- a CDS encoding Tellurium resistance — MSFWDGLWRGRSTDYESGSAATNSIELTKRHPTVSLSKQGAATGNLRVNLSWQMRTSDLIGKPRGGGLLRHPFQLFRPEPVQAHTQSMVNVDLDLGCLYELADGDKGVVQPLGNFFGSLNSPPYVKGSGDDRFGSGSGETLYVNLDHRESIKRLLIFVYIYDQTPAFDRTHAKVTLYPSNGPRIEIDLDERQPQARSCAVVSIENVKDELIVRREVKFVYGFQAELDRLYGWGLQWGRGYKSKVG, encoded by the coding sequence ATGTCCTTCTGGGACGGTCTGTGGCGTGGGCGTTCGACGGACTATGAATCGGGCAGCGCCGCCACCAACTCCATCGAACTGACCAAGCGGCACCCGACGGTCTCGCTCTCCAAGCAGGGCGCGGCCACGGGCAACCTCCGCGTCAACCTGTCCTGGCAGATGCGGACGTCCGATCTGATCGGCAAGCCGCGCGGCGGCGGGCTGCTGCGGCACCCCTTCCAGCTGTTCCGGCCCGAGCCGGTCCAGGCGCACACGCAGAGCATGGTCAACGTCGACCTCGACCTGGGCTGCCTCTACGAGCTGGCCGACGGCGACAAGGGCGTGGTGCAGCCGCTGGGCAACTTCTTCGGCAGCCTCAACTCCCCGCCGTATGTGAAGGGCAGCGGCGACGACCGGTTCGGGTCGGGCTCGGGCGAGACGCTGTACGTGAACCTCGACCACCGCGAGTCGATCAAGCGGCTGCTGATCTTCGTCTACATCTACGACCAGACGCCTGCCTTCGACCGCACCCACGCGAAGGTGACGCTCTACCCCAGCAACGGCCCCCGGATCGAGATCGACCTGGACGAACGGCAGCCGCAGGCCCGCTCGTGCGCGGTCGTCTCCATCGAGAACGTCAAGGACGAGCTGATCGTGCGCCGCGAGGTCAAGTTCGTCTACGGCTTCCAGGCCGAGCTCGACCGGCTGTACGGCTGGGGGCTCCAGTGGGGCCGCGGCTACAAGAGCAAGGTCGGCTGA
- a CDS encoding DUF475 domain-containing protein, whose translation MLLKTFGWSFAVTALGLVAAVFYGGWTGFGVVAILSVLEISLSFDNAVVNAGILKKMNAFWQKIFLTVGVLIAVFGMRLVFPVVIVAISAKIGPIEAVRLALNDKDQYQQLVTDAHPSIAAFGGMFLLMIFLDFIFEDRDIKWLGWLERPLAKLGKVDMLSVCIALVVLLVSAMTVATHAHQHGGMHVDKAQTVLISGIAGLITYLVVGGLSGYFENKLEEEEEREHEQEEAAAKSGKKVPAVVLAGKAAFFMFLYLEVLDASFSFDGVIGAFAVTNDIVLMALGLGIGAMYVRSLTVYLVRQGTLDDYVYLEHGAHYAIGALAVILLVTIQYEIHEVITGSVGVILIAWSFISSVIRNKRLAAAEGQGSSGDKAEVSSGV comes from the coding sequence GTGCTTCTGAAAACCTTCGGCTGGTCGTTCGCGGTGACCGCGCTCGGCCTGGTCGCCGCGGTGTTCTACGGGGGGTGGACAGGCTTCGGCGTCGTGGCGATCCTGTCCGTCCTCGAGATCTCGCTGTCCTTCGACAACGCGGTGGTCAACGCCGGAATCCTGAAGAAGATGAATGCCTTCTGGCAGAAGATCTTCCTCACCGTCGGTGTGCTGATCGCGGTCTTCGGCATGCGGCTGGTCTTCCCCGTCGTCATCGTGGCCATCAGCGCCAAGATCGGCCCGATCGAGGCCGTCCGTCTCGCGCTCAACGACAAGGACCAGTACCAGCAGCTGGTCACCGACGCGCACCCGTCGATCGCCGCCTTCGGTGGCATGTTCCTGCTGATGATCTTCCTCGACTTCATCTTCGAGGACCGGGACATCAAGTGGCTGGGCTGGCTGGAGCGTCCGCTCGCCAAGCTCGGCAAGGTCGACATGCTGTCGGTCTGCATCGCGCTCGTCGTGCTCCTGGTCTCCGCCATGACCGTCGCCACCCACGCCCACCAGCACGGCGGCATGCATGTGGACAAGGCGCAGACGGTCCTCATCTCGGGCATCGCGGGTCTGATCACGTATCTCGTGGTCGGCGGCCTCTCCGGGTACTTCGAGAACAAGCTCGAGGAAGAGGAGGAGCGCGAGCACGAGCAGGAGGAAGCGGCCGCGAAGTCGGGCAAGAAGGTTCCTGCCGTCGTCCTGGCCGGCAAGGCCGCGTTCTTCATGTTCCTCTACCTCGAGGTCCTGGACGCGTCCTTCTCCTTCGACGGCGTCATCGGCGCCTTCGCCGTCACCAACGACATCGTGCTGATGGCCCTCGGCCTCGGTATCGGTGCCATGTACGTCCGGTCCCTCACGGTCTACCTGGTCCGCCAGGGCACCCTCGACGACTACGTGTACCTGGAGCACGGCGCGCACTACGCGATCGGTGCCCTCGCGGTGATCCTCCTGGTCACGATCCAGTACGAGATCCACGAGGTCATCACCGGATCCGTCGGCGTCATCCTGATCGCCTGGTCCTTCATCTCGTCGGTGATCAGGAACAAGCGGCTCGCGGCGGCCGAGGGGCAAGGGAGTTCCGGAGACAAGGCGGAGGTCTCCTCGGGCGTCTGA
- a CDS encoding TerD family protein has product MGVTLAKGGNVSLSKAAPNLTQILVGLGWDARSTTGAPFDLDASALLCNAGRVLGDEWFVFYNNLQSPDGSVEHTGDNLTGEGDGDDESLLIDLSKVPENCDKIIFPVSIHDADNRGQTFGQVSNAFIRVVNQADGQELARYDLSEDASSETAMIFGEVYRYGGEWKFRAVGQGYASGLRGIALDFGVNVS; this is encoded by the coding sequence ATGGGCGTCACGCTCGCCAAGGGAGGCAATGTCTCCCTCTCCAAGGCCGCACCGAACCTCACCCAGATCCTCGTCGGCCTGGGCTGGGACGCGCGCTCCACCACCGGCGCCCCCTTCGACCTCGACGCCAGCGCGCTGCTGTGCAACGCGGGCCGTGTCCTCGGCGACGAGTGGTTCGTCTTCTACAACAACCTGCAGAGCCCCGACGGCTCCGTCGAACACACGGGCGACAACCTCACGGGTGAGGGTGACGGTGACGACGAGTCGCTCCTGATCGACCTCTCCAAGGTCCCGGAGAACTGCGACAAGATCATCTTCCCGGTCTCGATCCATGACGCGGACAACAGGGGCCAGACGTTCGGCCAGGTCAGCAACGCGTTCATCCGCGTCGTGAACCAGGCGGACGGCCAGGAACTGGCCCGCTACGACCTCAGTGAGGACGCGTCGTCGGAGACGGCGATGATCTTCGGCGAGGTGTACCGGTACGGGGGCGAGTGGAAGTTCCGTGCAGTCGGGCAGGGGTACGCGTCGGGTCTGCGTGGTATCGCTCTAGACTTCGGGGTCAACGTTTCGTAA
- a CDS encoding TerD family protein, which produces MGVSLSKGGNVSLSKEAPGLTAVLVGLGWDVRTTTGTDFDLDASAILTNAEGKVSSDQNFVFFNNLKSPDGSVEHTGDNTTGEGEGDDEAIKVDLAAVPADVEKIVFPVSIYDAENRQQSFGQVRNAFIRVVNQAGGAEIARYDLSEDASTETAMVFGELYRHGAEWKFRAVGQGYASGLRGIAQDFGVNV; this is translated from the coding sequence GTGGGAGTCAGCCTCAGCAAGGGCGGCAACGTATCGCTGAGCAAGGAGGCGCCGGGCCTGACCGCGGTTCTGGTCGGCCTCGGCTGGGACGTCCGCACCACCACCGGTACGGACTTCGACCTCGACGCAAGCGCGATCCTGACGAACGCGGAGGGCAAGGTCAGCAGTGACCAGAACTTCGTCTTCTTCAACAACCTGAAGAGCCCCGACGGCTCCGTCGAGCACACCGGTGACAACACCACCGGTGAGGGCGAGGGCGACGACGAGGCGATCAAGGTCGACCTGGCCGCGGTCCCCGCCGACGTCGAGAAGATCGTCTTCCCGGTCTCGATCTACGACGCCGAGAACCGTCAGCAGTCGTTCGGCCAGGTGCGCAACGCGTTCATCCGCGTCGTGAACCAGGCGGGCGGCGCGGAGATCGCGCGGTACGACCTCTCCGAGGACGCCTCGACGGAGACCGCCATGGTCTTCGGCGAGCTGTACCGCCACGGCGCCGAGTGGAAGTTCCGCGCGGTCGGCCAGGGCTACGCCTCGGGTCTGCGCGGCATCGCGCAGGACTTCGGCGTCAACGTCTGA
- a CDS encoding peroxiredoxin, translating to MALDGIAAGTKAPDFELKDNHGRTVKLSDFRGEKNVVLLFYPFAFTGVCTGELCALRDELPKFVNDDTQLLAVSNDSIHTLRVFAEQEGLEYPLVSDFWPHGEVSRAYGVFDEEKGCAVRGTFIIDKEGVVRWTVVNDLPDARDLNEYVEALETL from the coding sequence ATGGCGCTCGATGGAATCGCGGCCGGCACCAAGGCCCCGGATTTCGAGCTGAAGGACAACCACGGCCGGACCGTGAAGCTGTCCGACTTCCGCGGCGAGAAGAACGTGGTGCTGCTGTTCTACCCGTTCGCCTTTACCGGCGTGTGCACCGGCGAGCTCTGCGCGCTCCGCGACGAGCTCCCGAAGTTCGTCAACGACGACACCCAGCTGCTCGCGGTCTCCAACGACTCCATCCACACGCTGCGCGTCTTCGCCGAGCAGGAGGGCCTGGAGTACCCGCTGGTCTCCGACTTCTGGCCGCACGGTGAGGTCTCGCGGGCGTACGGCGTCTTCGACGAGGAGAAGGGCTGCGCGGTGCGCGGCACCTTCATCATCGACAAGGAGGGCGTGGTGCGCTGGACCGTAGTCAACGACCTGCCCGACGCGCGTGACCTGAACGAGTACGTCGAGGCGCTCGAAACGCTCTGA
- a CDS encoding DUF3052 domain-containing protein, with protein sequence MSATADHAETNLAVRLGFQPDQVVQEIGYDDDVDQELREAIEQATGTELVDEEYDDVADAVVLWFREDDGDLTDALVDAIAYMEEGGSILLLTPKTGRDGYVEPSEIGEAATTAGLSATKSVNAGKDWSGSRLNTPKGAAKKR encoded by the coding sequence GTGAGCGCGACCGCGGACCACGCGGAGACGAACCTTGCCGTAAGGCTTGGTTTCCAGCCCGACCAGGTGGTCCAGGAGATCGGCTACGACGACGACGTCGACCAGGAGCTCCGCGAGGCCATCGAGCAGGCCACAGGCACAGAGCTCGTCGACGAGGAGTACGACGACGTGGCCGACGCCGTGGTGCTCTGGTTCCGTGAGGACGACGGGGACCTGACTGATGCGCTGGTGGATGCCATCGCGTACATGGAGGAAGGCGGCTCGATCCTGCTGCTGACTCCGAAGACCGGTCGTGACGGTTACGTCGAGCCGAGCGAGATCGGCGAGGCGGCCACCACCGCCGGACTGTCGGCGACCAAGAGCGTCAACGCCGGCAAGGACTGGAGCGGCAGCCGGCTCAACACGCCGAAGGGCGCCGCCAAGAAGCGATAG